The Xanthocytophaga agilis region TGCAGATACCATGCGAAAGACAGTCGCAGCAGCTACAGAGAAAAATGTCGCCATAGGTGCTCATCCTGGTTTTCCAGACTTACAGGGATTTGGCCGAAGAAATATGCAATTATCTCCTGAGGAAGTTTATAACATTATTCTATATCAGATAGGTGCGCTGTCAGCTTTCGTGAAAGTAGCAGGTAATCGACTACACCATGTAAAACCGCATGGAGCGCTCTACAATATGGCGGCTAAAGATAGTAGTCTTTCCTCAGCCATTGCTCAGGCTATAAAAGATTTTGATCCCTCTCTGATTGTATATGGCTTATCAGGTAGTTTTCTGATCAGTGAGTCACAAAAGCTTGGTCTGAAAACTGCTAGTGAAGTATTTGCAGATCGTACCTATCAACAGGACGGTACCCTTACTCCTCGAAATCAACCTTTTGCTTTAATTGAAGATACAACAAAATCATTGGAGCAGGTAGTAAAGATGGTTGAAGAACAACAGGTAGTAACAACTGAAAATATTCCTGTCCCTATCCAAGCTGATACCATTTGCATTCATGGTGATGGAAAACATGCTGTAGACTTTGCACAGGCTATAAACAAACTATTTCGTGAGCATTCAATCACTATACAAGCAATCTAACCCTATTATATATGAAAAAAAACTCTGCTCTGCTGGGAGCAGCCTTTCTTATGGCAACCTCAGCTGTAGGACCAGGCTTTTTAAATAATACAGCTGCCTTTACCCAACAATTGGGAGCAAGTTTTGGCTTTGTAATCCTTATTTCTATTTTACTTGACATTGCTGCACAACTCAACATCTGGCGAGTGATTACTGTTAGTGAGATGCAGGCACAAACACTTTCCAACAAGATTTTACCAGGTTTAGGTTATGTATTATCAGCATTGATTGTAGCAGGAGGACTGGCTTTTAATGTAGGTAATATAGCAGGTGCAGGATTAGGTATTCAGGTATTAACAGGCTTGGATATACGTGTGGGTGCAGTAATCAGCGTAGGTGTGGGAATTTTTATCTTTACTGTAAAAGAAGCAGGAAAGGCAATGGATACTTTTACCAAAATACTTGGTTTTTTGATGATCCTATTGATTCTGTATGTTGTTTTTCAATCACAACCACCTCTTACACAAGCAGTCTATTTCTCTTTTCTTCCTAAAGAAATAGATCTAAAAGCCATTATTACATTGGTAGGTGGTACAGTAGGAGGATATATTTCTTTTGCCGGAGGCCATCGACTTCTGGAAGCTAATATTAAAGGTATATCTATGCTTAAACAGGTAGATACTAGTGCAACTCAGGGCATTCTTGTCACAGCTATTATTCGTATTCTATTATTTCTGGCAGCATTTGGAGTTATAAGCAGTGGATTTCAAGTTTCTCAAGCTAATCCTGCCTCTTCTATCTTTCAGGCAGCTGCAGGCATTACTGGTTACAAGATTTTTGGTGTGGTACTATGGTGTGCAGCTATTACTTCTGTGGTAGGAGCTGCCTATACATCTGTTTCGTTTTTACGATCTTTTCACAAACAATTGGATACTAACGCTTCTGTTATTACTGCCGGATTTATCATCTTATCTGCTGCTATTTTTATATGGATAGGACAACCCCCTTCACATATTCTTGTTATTGTGGGTTATCTCAATGGATTGATTTTACCGATAGCATTAGCTGTTATGCTTGTTGCTGTTAGAAACAAAAAAGTACTTAAAAATTATAAGCACCCACTCCTTCTGGAAATTACAGGCTGGCTGGTAGTAGCAGTAATGACCTGGATGAGTTTACAGAGTATTTTTGTATAGTTATTCATTGAAAATAGTATATTTCCCACCAAAACCTTTTAAGAAGCATTGCTTCTCTCCCATTTGCTATGGAAAATTGCACGATTTATAGTCATTATATTGCTATTGAAAAAATAATACCCATTCTTAAACAATACTTTCCTTCTGCTCAGATAGAAATTACAGGAACAGAACAAAACTGGTCACAACTTAAACTGACAATAGGAAAAAGTCTCTGGAAAAAAGGAAACACCTTTACAGTTTACTATCGGCAACGTCTTCATCCTGATTACAAGCTCGTTCTATCAGAAGAACCTCTCATAAAGAATCTGATAAGCCTGTACAACTTCGTTAGTTCTTTCCCTGCTCAAAATCCAGCTATCTATAACCGCCTGTTGCAAAAAATCACAACACTCAATGTAGAAATAAGCTTTGTAGCCGAACCTGGATTTACTGATACTCATATTAAATGTATCTTAAGCATAGCACAGGCACTGGATGGTATTATTTTCTCAAATCCCAATAGTGTTTTTCAGGCTCTAGGCATGTACGATAAAAATGGAGTATTGCTTTTAAGTAACACTGGCAAGTCTGATGCAGAAACATTAGATGTTTCTATTGAGAGCAAATACTATGATAAAGTGTCAGGAGATGAGCCTGACGAACGAAAAGATAGAACCAACGGGTTGTTGCAATCACACGGAATTGCTATAAATACTCATCTACCCCGTATTGTCAATAAATCAGAAGTAACTATTCGTACGCCTTACGAAATAGCTGAACGAGTTACAGTTCTTTCACTAATCAATCTGGTAGCCTTTAACTCAGTTGAACCTTTAGATGCTATTCAATATTTTAAGCAGTATGGTTTATGGGATAAGGTTACAGCAAATGAAAAAGACCTGCTTGAAAATCCTACTCAGTCAAAAAAGGATCAGGCTACATGGCAATGCGAAGGCATCTGGGTGCTATTATGGGCACTTGGAAAAGCTGAAGCAATCCCATTTCCAGACCATTTGTGTTCACTTAATGACCTAGACTTTTATCCATTTCAGGGATTTGATCAGGATCCTAATAAAATTATACAACAACTTGATCATCGCCGTACAGACACAGAGATTTTAGATAATGCAGATTTATACTATCGTATAGACTGGGCATGTGTCAATGCACGCATCAAAGGGCAGGAAATGGCGATAGTCCATCCGGGAGTTGTATATGAACGTCATTTTGCACTCAACTGGCTTATCCGAAACAGGGATCAGGAATGGGATGATGTGACTTGTGATACCTGATCTACTATCACTGACCTAAAAAGATTTTTAAAAACCTATGTGATTTGAGATACAAATATAGCTTTGTATCTCAGCTATATCTGATAATCATCCAACTATGGAACTTCATATTCTTGGTATACGACATCATGGCGTGGGCTCAGCCAAAAACACTGTTGAACGATTAAATGATCTTCAACCAGACATTCTATTAGTTGAAGGCCCTCCAGAACTTGATAGTGTGGTTCAATGGGTTACTCATAAAGAACTAAAACCACCTGTAGCCGTTCTCGCTTATAATACAGAAAAGCCTGCTCAAGCTACCTTTTATCCTTTTGCTAAATTTTCTCCTGAGTGGCAAGCGATTACCTATGCTCATCAGAAAAATATTCCTGTTTGGATGATGGATCTTCCTTTGGCTCATACATTCGGTATCGAAATAAAAAAACAGGAAGCTGCTGAAAAAGAGCGAAAGAGATTGGAGGAAGAAGCAAAACAGGAGGCACAGGAAGAAATTATATCTGTTGAAGATACAAATCCGCAGAATAATGTGACTGGGGAAGAACTACCATCCGCAGAAACTGGAGAAGGTCTATTGGCTGAATACGAAACTGAATTTGCCAGAGATCCTATCAGTTATCTGGCTCAGGTAGCAGGCTATGATGATGGAGAATTGTGGTGGG contains the following coding sequences:
- a CDS encoding 5-oxoprolinase subunit PxpA, producing MHSIDLNCDMGESFGSWKMGNDLQIMDYVSSVNIACGFHAGDADTMRKTVAAATEKNVAIGAHPGFPDLQGFGRRNMQLSPEEVYNIILYQIGALSAFVKVAGNRLHHVKPHGALYNMAAKDSSLSSAIAQAIKDFDPSLIVYGLSGSFLISESQKLGLKTASEVFADRTYQQDGTLTPRNQPFALIEDTTKSLEQVVKMVEEQQVVTTENIPVPIQADTICIHGDGKHAVDFAQAINKLFREHSITIQAI
- a CDS encoding NRAMP family divalent metal transporter; this translates as MKKNSALLGAAFLMATSAVGPGFLNNTAAFTQQLGASFGFVILISILLDIAAQLNIWRVITVSEMQAQTLSNKILPGLGYVLSALIVAGGLAFNVGNIAGAGLGIQVLTGLDIRVGAVISVGVGIFIFTVKEAGKAMDTFTKILGFLMILLILYVVFQSQPPLTQAVYFSFLPKEIDLKAIITLVGGTVGGYISFAGGHRLLEANIKGISMLKQVDTSATQGILVTAIIRILLFLAAFGVISSGFQVSQANPASSIFQAAAGITGYKIFGVVLWCAAITSVVGAAYTSVSFLRSFHKQLDTNASVITAGFIILSAAIFIWIGQPPSHILVIVGYLNGLILPIALAVMLVAVRNKKVLKNYKHPLLLEITGWLVVAVMTWMSLQSIFV
- a CDS encoding DUF4272 domain-containing protein yields the protein MENCTIYSHYIAIEKIIPILKQYFPSAQIEITGTEQNWSQLKLTIGKSLWKKGNTFTVYYRQRLHPDYKLVLSEEPLIKNLISLYNFVSSFPAQNPAIYNRLLQKITTLNVEISFVAEPGFTDTHIKCILSIAQALDGIIFSNPNSVFQALGMYDKNGVLLLSNTGKSDAETLDVSIESKYYDKVSGDEPDERKDRTNGLLQSHGIAINTHLPRIVNKSEVTIRTPYEIAERVTVLSLINLVAFNSVEPLDAIQYFKQYGLWDKVTANEKDLLENPTQSKKDQATWQCEGIWVLLWALGKAEAIPFPDHLCSLNDLDFYPFQGFDQDPNKIIQQLDHRRTDTEILDNADLYYRIDWACVNARIKGQEMAIVHPGVVYERHFALNWLIRNRDQEWDDVTCDT